The genomic window TCACCGGGTGGGACTGACAGGCCAGCACATAGCCCGCCTCCGTCTCTTCGTGCTCCAGCGCGAAGTTCCGGTCCATCCGGACTTCTCCCGAGACCAGGAACGCCCTGCACGTCCCGCACACCCCGCCCTTACAGGCGTAGGGCGCGTCGGAACGGGCCCGGAGCACCGTCTCCAGCAGCGATTCCCCTTCCTGTACCGGCCAGGTGCCCGAGCGGCCGTCGAGCGTCGCGCTGAGCGTGCTGTGTGCGGGCGCTGCGGTCGGAGCCGGCGCGGGCGCGGCGTCCACATGGAAGATCTCCTCGTGGATCCGGCTCCGCTCGACACCCAGCCCGCGCAGCGCCTTCTCCGCCCCCTGGACCAGCCCGAAGGGCCCACACAGGAACCAGCCGTCCACCTCCGGCACCGGCAGCAGCGCGGGCAGCAGACCCGTCAGCCGCTCCTCGTCGAGCCGCCCGGACGGCAGCCCTGCCTGCTGCTCCTCCCGGGAGAGCACCGTGACCAGCTGAAAGCGGTCCGGGTAGCGGTCCTTGAGGTCGGCGACCTCCTCCAGGAACATCGTCGAAGCCGCGGTGCGGTCGCTGCGGATCAGGCAGAACCGCGCCTCCGGCTCCCGGGCCAGCAGCGTCGCCGCGATCGACAGCACCGGGGTGATGCCGCTGCCGCCGACGACCCCCGCGAAGTGCCCGGGACGCGGCTCCAGGACGAACCGGCCCATCGGCTGCATGACCTCGACCGTGTGCCCG from Streptomyces formicae includes these protein-coding regions:
- a CDS encoding 2Fe-2S iron-sulfur cluster-binding protein, with the protein product MFHPLRVSEVERLTDDSVAVTLAVPAELHDAFRHTPGQHIAIRRTGANGEEIRRTYSICAPAAPTGEEPVLRVGIRLVDGGEFSTYALKELSVGHTVEVMQPMGRFVLEPRPGHFAGVVGGSGITPVLSIAATLLAREPEARFCLIRSDRTAASTMFLEEVADLKDRYPDRFQLVTVLSREEQQAGLPSGRLDEERLTGLLPALLPVPEVDGWFLCGPFGLVQGAEKALRGLGVERSRIHEEIFHVDAAPAPAPTAAPAHSTLSATLDGRSGTWPVQEGESLLETVLRARSDAPYACKGGVCGTCRAFLVSGEVRMDRNFALEHEETEAGYVLACQSHPVTPEVELDFDR